One window of Polyangiaceae bacterium genomic DNA carries:
- a CDS encoding SUMF1/EgtB/PvdO family nonheme iron enzyme — protein MRYPLILGTLALVGVGVTWMLRPTTPISPLTPEPTRVGEGTCPAGDVDSGLGPDMVRLPEGFCIDKTEVTRGQYKAWLDSNPSASGQPTSCSGNTDFTPSCGWKPGSDQELPVVCVDWCDARAFCEAAGKRLCGKVGDGGPYPFESYDDAATSEWFAACTSGGKYDYTYGSTLDTSVCRDADADDYTEWGLSDVGSFAACHSPDAAYSKVFDLSGHVAEWDQGCQSDDAEAPCRIRGGSFQHHAQGLRCDMGRALEWPRTRQVEAVGFRCCAD, from the coding sequence ATGCGCTATCCCCTCATACTCGGCACGCTTGCGTTGGTCGGCGTTGGCGTCACTTGGATGCTGCGTCCAACGACTCCCATCTCGCCCCTCACCCCCGAACCCACTCGGGTCGGCGAAGGCACGTGCCCCGCGGGCGACGTCGACTCGGGTCTTGGCCCGGACATGGTGCGTCTGCCCGAAGGCTTCTGCATCGACAAGACGGAAGTCACGCGCGGGCAATACAAAGCGTGGCTCGACTCCAACCCGAGCGCCTCGGGTCAGCCAACGTCCTGCTCCGGGAACACCGATTTCACCCCGAGCTGCGGCTGGAAGCCTGGATCCGATCAGGAGCTACCGGTGGTGTGCGTCGACTGGTGTGACGCGCGCGCCTTCTGCGAAGCGGCCGGCAAGCGGCTCTGCGGCAAGGTCGGTGACGGCGGCCCGTACCCCTTCGAGAGCTACGACGATGCGGCGACCAGCGAGTGGTTCGCCGCCTGCACTTCCGGAGGGAAATACGACTACACCTACGGCAGCACCTTGGACACCTCCGTGTGTCGCGACGCCGACGCGGATGACTACACCGAGTGGGGCCTCTCGGACGTCGGTAGCTTTGCCGCGTGCCACTCCCCCGACGCGGCCTATTCCAAGGTGTTTGATCTCAGCGGGCACGTGGCGGAGTGGGATCAAGGCTGTCAAAGCGACGATGCGGAAGCGCCTTGTCGCATCCGCGGCGGCAGCTTCCAACACCACGCCCAAGGGTTGCGCTGCGACATGGGGCGCGCCCTCGAGTGGCCTCGCACCCGCCAGGTAGAGGCCGTGGGCTTCCGCTGCTGCGCGGATTGA
- a CDS encoding right-handed parallel beta-helix repeat-containing protein: MTRRERPRHGARLALLVGLSAAVAGACGSDGSGNGGGADGGTSNGGSSNGGSAAGGNGGRIDGGTPGDASTSDGSVVNPIPGDGECAWSPGERPSAALPPQHTNQYVIELDRWQISNAAQEPIDTRNHINEAIRWAKDNGYDKVVLPQGNYLVGEATNDAYAAGIELEGDMTFELADGAVLQMAPNDRWNYCVISVNGNSNVTIRGGEILGDRDQHDYGNPDGTGHDEGHGICVWTSVDRVLIENIELHELTGDGVLIVGAKATDSEAEKPTTNVTIRNSEIHHNRRQGVSIVGGHNIVIEDNHIHHIQGTSPQFGIDIEGAGRKDQDIHIARNVFDHNAGGDFVTSTGHNVWFEENTLTQCQTDAAGTFDASLPCELEEQVDGPIILWKETDNVILNNRIRMSIRTVNGFWGILGYVSGNARTPTRDNPIGNYIAGNTLYDAGIHMAHNMRYFVSNNTIHNGLMLGYNLACTRLEDNRINRTASENYKLRNVAGVATKNILNRSEGAVPAEDRVLYFPMADDAPYRNSSPVFW, encoded by the coding sequence ATGACTCGGAGGGAAAGGCCGCGCCACGGCGCACGGCTCGCGTTGCTCGTGGGCCTCAGCGCCGCGGTAGCCGGAGCCTGTGGCTCCGACGGCTCGGGCAATGGCGGTGGCGCCGACGGCGGGACCTCAAACGGAGGCAGCTCCAACGGCGGCAGCGCTGCAGGCGGCAACGGCGGTCGCATCGACGGCGGCACTCCCGGCGATGCATCCACGAGCGATGGCAGTGTAGTCAACCCCATTCCAGGCGACGGCGAGTGCGCTTGGTCGCCGGGAGAGCGCCCCAGCGCGGCGCTGCCTCCGCAGCACACGAACCAATACGTGATCGAGCTCGACCGCTGGCAGATCTCGAACGCAGCGCAAGAGCCTATCGATACCCGGAATCACATCAACGAAGCCATCCGCTGGGCCAAGGACAACGGTTACGACAAGGTCGTACTTCCGCAGGGCAATTATCTGGTTGGCGAAGCGACCAACGACGCCTACGCCGCGGGGATCGAGCTCGAAGGAGACATGACGTTCGAGCTCGCCGACGGCGCTGTATTGCAGATGGCGCCCAACGACCGCTGGAACTACTGCGTGATCAGCGTCAATGGCAACAGCAACGTCACGATCCGTGGAGGAGAGATCCTCGGAGACCGCGATCAGCATGACTACGGGAACCCGGATGGCACGGGTCACGATGAGGGTCATGGGATCTGCGTGTGGACGTCCGTCGATCGCGTGCTGATCGAGAACATCGAACTCCATGAACTCACTGGAGACGGCGTGCTGATTGTGGGAGCCAAAGCAACCGATAGCGAAGCCGAGAAGCCAACCACCAACGTCACCATCCGCAACAGCGAGATCCATCACAATCGGCGTCAGGGCGTGTCCATCGTCGGGGGTCACAACATCGTGATCGAGGACAACCACATCCACCACATTCAGGGCACGTCACCTCAGTTCGGGATCGACATCGAAGGCGCTGGACGCAAAGACCAGGACATTCACATCGCGCGCAACGTGTTCGACCACAACGCGGGCGGCGACTTCGTCACCTCGACGGGACACAACGTCTGGTTCGAGGAGAACACCCTGACTCAGTGTCAGACCGATGCAGCGGGCACCTTCGACGCTTCCCTCCCCTGCGAGCTCGAGGAGCAGGTCGACGGCCCAATTATCCTATGGAAAGAGACGGACAACGTCATCTTGAACAACCGCATTCGCATGTCCATCCGCACGGTGAACGGCTTCTGGGGGATCTTGGGCTACGTCAGCGGCAACGCGCGGACGCCGACTCGCGACAACCCAATTGGCAACTATATCGCGGGCAATACGCTCTACGACGCGGGGATCCACATGGCCCACAACATGCGCTACTTCGTGTCCAACAACACGATCCACAACGGCCTGATGCTTGGCTACAACCTGGCCTGTACTCGCCTGGAAGACAATCGCATCAACCGCACGGCGTCGGAGAACTACAAGCTCCGCAATGTCGCGGGTGTCGCCACGAAGAACATCCTCAATCGCAGCGAGGGCGCAGTCCCCGCGGAAGATCGCGTGTTGTATTTCCCAATGGCGGATGACGCTCCCTACCGCAACTCTTCACCGGTGTTTTGGTGA
- a CDS encoding TetR/AcrR family transcriptional regulator encodes MPRPVDADSAATFDRIVRAALEVLEETVPRSSMSMRQVAERAGVSVGTLNYYFETKERLLEACLDGYYQDLATTAQRLLSGLANGPVPAGEPAIRSAVADMYRFITRHRALIELRLVTNAMRGELAPERQHEFMGTVIQQAADVLSPHVEIDRDELRLTIQLLATSIIRMALLSPSERAALTGRDDDSAIAEFVERAAVRLVRPKAAAR; translated from the coding sequence GTGCCGCGACCGGTTGATGCTGACTCCGCCGCTACTTTTGATCGCATCGTCCGAGCGGCGCTCGAGGTGCTGGAAGAGACCGTACCGCGCAGCTCGATGTCGATGCGCCAGGTTGCTGAGCGCGCAGGCGTCAGCGTCGGGACGCTGAACTACTACTTCGAAACGAAGGAGCGCCTGCTCGAGGCGTGCCTCGACGGCTACTACCAGGACCTCGCAACGACCGCGCAGCGCCTGCTCTCGGGTTTGGCCAACGGTCCCGTTCCCGCGGGTGAGCCAGCCATTCGCAGCGCCGTCGCCGACATGTACCGCTTCATCACGCGGCACCGGGCGCTGATCGAGCTGCGGTTGGTGACCAACGCCATGCGTGGCGAGCTCGCTCCGGAGCGTCAGCACGAGTTCATGGGCACGGTGATCCAGCAAGCGGCAGACGTCTTGAGTCCCCACGTGGAAATCGATCGCGACGAGCTGCGGCTGACGATCCAGCTCTTGGCGACGAGCATCATCCGCATGGCGTTGCTCAGCCCGTCGGAGCGCGCGGCACTGACGGGCAGGGACGACGACTCAGCGATCGCTGAGTTCGTGGAACGCGCCGCGGTTCGCTTGGTGCGCCCCAAGGCCGCAGCTCGCTAA
- a CDS encoding SWIM zinc finger family protein, with protein MSAATQLEHVYRYPFASHVEPGWGLHLATSGSAGDESATPYFFEGKLEHPEELAKMLLLLSDVVRSRFYLPGAMRQLDPVVTCSDQVVRFEGFSSCCGVYARVDAADDSFEHGLKGRGTTNVDFNSPMRAALGRIRADEEVRLAVGADEVKLIRAEGNAVEKKVQLPLRWLKGFMEVQAYQARLQHKLEVDGLTLRRFLRTLPKNGGPKRRVFVVPAGRELRLTQRESKDGVPVMGTDRLGVLAPVLAPGQRVNVWVDVDTGVSGWEVSGAGTRALVLLSPEVYRGFSGEGQALRQLAGSNWEGALPSVRAKLKWQSELDAAALAKELDRPVADVEAALAVLGSRGLVGFDATRGVYFHRELPFDLHQVETLQPRLKAARALVSDGKVRVDGAQREAVVEGSDVQHRVRLLEDGDRCTCRWFAKHQGQRGPCKHILAARILFEGDTDTEQR; from the coding sequence ATGTCCGCGGCGACTCAACTCGAGCACGTCTACCGCTACCCGTTCGCCTCCCACGTCGAGCCCGGATGGGGCTTGCACCTCGCAACCAGCGGGAGCGCTGGCGATGAATCGGCAACTCCGTACTTCTTCGAGGGCAAGCTGGAGCATCCCGAGGAGCTCGCGAAGATGCTGCTGCTGCTCTCGGACGTGGTGCGCAGTCGCTTTTATCTACCAGGAGCCATGCGCCAACTCGACCCCGTTGTGACTTGTTCCGACCAGGTGGTGCGCTTCGAGGGCTTTAGCTCTTGTTGTGGGGTGTATGCTCGTGTGGACGCTGCAGACGACTCGTTCGAGCATGGGCTCAAGGGGCGTGGCACCACCAACGTCGACTTCAACTCACCGATGCGCGCGGCGCTCGGTCGGATCCGCGCGGATGAAGAAGTGCGGCTCGCAGTGGGCGCCGATGAGGTGAAGCTCATCCGCGCCGAGGGCAACGCGGTAGAAAAGAAGGTTCAGCTACCTCTACGCTGGCTCAAAGGCTTCATGGAAGTGCAGGCGTACCAGGCGCGACTGCAACACAAGCTGGAGGTCGACGGCCTGACGCTGCGGCGCTTCCTCCGCACACTTCCGAAGAACGGCGGTCCCAAGCGTCGCGTGTTCGTGGTGCCCGCGGGTCGCGAGCTGAGGCTCACGCAGCGTGAATCCAAAGACGGAGTCCCCGTGATGGGAACGGATCGCCTGGGTGTCTTGGCGCCAGTTTTGGCACCCGGTCAACGAGTGAACGTGTGGGTCGACGTAGATACCGGCGTGAGCGGCTGGGAGGTCAGCGGCGCAGGCACCCGCGCGTTAGTGTTGCTGAGCCCAGAGGTCTATCGCGGATTCTCGGGTGAGGGGCAGGCACTGCGCCAACTCGCCGGGAGCAACTGGGAGGGCGCACTCCCAAGCGTCCGCGCCAAGCTGAAATGGCAGTCGGAGCTCGACGCAGCGGCGCTGGCTAAGGAGCTCGACAGGCCAGTCGCTGACGTGGAGGCAGCCCTCGCCGTGCTCGGGAGCCGCGGCCTAGTCGGCTTTGACGCCACGCGCGGCGTCTATTTCCACAGGGAACTCCCATTCGACCTCCACCAAGTCGAAACGCTCCAGCCGCGCCTCAAGGCCGCCCGGGCGCTAGTCAGCGATGGCAAGGTGCGCGTCGACGGAGCACAGCGCGAGGCAGTCGTGGAAGGCAGCGACGTGCAACACCGTGTGCGCCTGCTCGAGGATGGGGACCGCTGTACCTGTCGCTGGTTCGCGAAGCATCAGGGGCAGCGCGGCCCGTGCAAGCACATTCTTGCCGCGCGGATCTTATTCGAGGGCGACACGGACACGGAGCAGCGATGA
- the pgi gene encoding glucose-6-phosphate isomerase: MTSLTQRPAWAALTAHHAELAPLHLRELFAKDPSRAERLTLEAAGVFLDYSKNRITDETLKLLVQLAEECGLRERIDAMFRGDKINVTEQRAVLHVALRAPKGSRIEVDGENVVPHVHEVLDKLTAFANRVRSGEWKGHTGKRIKNVVNIGIGGSDLGPVMAYEALRHYSDRELTFRFVSNVDGTDFAEATWDLDPAETLFIISSKTFTTLETMTNAQTARSWLVAGFGGEESAVAKHFVAVSTNAEKVAAFGIDTANMFGFWDWVGGRYSLDSAIGLSTMLAIGPEGFREFLDGFHQMDEHFRTAPFNENLPVLKALLSLWYNDFFKAHSVAVLPYDQYLKRFPAYLQQLTMESNGKHVTLEGERVDVDTSPIYWGEPGTNGQHSFYQLLHQGTRLVPADFIAFAQTLNPLGNHHDLLIANVFAQAQALAFGKTLEEVKAEGAPPELAPHKEFEGNRPSNVLLLEKLTPGALGKLVALYEHDTFTQGVLWGIDSFDQWGVELGKVLAQRIIPELASSEEPTLKHDESTNALIRRYRRMKHT, translated from the coding sequence ATGACGTCTCTCACCCAGCGCCCCGCTTGGGCTGCACTCACCGCTCACCACGCCGAACTCGCACCGCTGCATCTGCGGGAGCTCTTCGCGAAGGATCCATCACGCGCCGAGCGGCTCACGCTGGAGGCGGCCGGCGTGTTCCTCGACTACTCGAAGAACCGCATCACTGACGAGACGCTGAAGCTCCTGGTCCAGCTCGCCGAGGAGTGTGGCTTACGCGAGCGCATCGACGCGATGTTCCGCGGGGATAAGATCAACGTCACCGAGCAGCGCGCCGTGCTCCACGTCGCCTTGCGCGCCCCCAAGGGCAGCCGTATCGAAGTCGACGGCGAGAACGTCGTACCCCACGTCCACGAGGTGCTCGACAAGCTGACTGCGTTCGCGAATCGCGTGCGCAGCGGCGAGTGGAAGGGCCACACTGGCAAGCGCATCAAGAACGTCGTGAACATCGGCATCGGCGGCTCCGACTTGGGCCCCGTGATGGCTTACGAAGCCCTGCGCCACTACAGCGACCGCGAGCTGACGTTCCGCTTCGTCTCCAACGTGGACGGCACGGATTTCGCCGAAGCCACCTGGGATCTCGACCCCGCCGAGACGCTGTTCATCATCTCGTCGAAGACCTTCACGACCCTCGAGACGATGACCAACGCGCAAACCGCACGCAGCTGGTTGGTCGCCGGATTTGGGGGTGAGGAAAGCGCCGTAGCCAAGCATTTCGTCGCCGTCTCCACCAACGCGGAGAAGGTCGCGGCGTTCGGTATCGACACCGCGAATATGTTCGGCTTCTGGGACTGGGTCGGCGGGCGCTACTCCCTCGACTCGGCGATTGGTCTCTCGACGATGCTGGCGATTGGCCCGGAGGGCTTCCGCGAGTTCCTTGATGGCTTTCACCAGATGGATGAGCATTTCCGCACGGCTCCGTTCAACGAGAACCTGCCGGTGCTCAAGGCGCTGCTCTCCCTGTGGTACAACGACTTCTTCAAGGCGCACTCCGTCGCTGTGCTGCCCTACGATCAATACCTCAAGCGCTTCCCCGCTTACCTGCAGCAGCTCACCATGGAGAGCAACGGCAAGCACGTCACCCTGGAGGGCGAGCGAGTCGACGTCGACACCAGCCCGATCTACTGGGGCGAACCCGGCACCAACGGCCAGCACTCGTTCTACCAGCTGCTGCACCAAGGCACGCGCCTGGTCCCGGCTGATTTCATCGCTTTCGCGCAGACGTTAAATCCGCTTGGCAATCACCACGACCTGTTGATCGCCAATGTCTTTGCCCAGGCTCAAGCCCTCGCCTTCGGCAAGACCTTGGAAGAGGTGAAAGCCGAAGGCGCACCGCCGGAGCTCGCGCCGCACAAGGAGTTCGAAGGCAACCGCCCCTCCAACGTGCTGCTCCTGGAGAAGCTCACCCCAGGCGCCCTAGGCAAGCTGGTCGCCCTCTACGAGCACGACACCTTCACCCAGGGCGTGCTCTGGGGCATCGACTCCTTCGACCAATGGGGCGTCGAACTCGGCAAGGTGCTCGCCCAGCGCATCATCCCCGAATTAGCCAGCTCCGAAGAGCCAACGCTGAAGCACGACGAGTCGACGAACGCGCTGATTCGCCGCTACCGGCGCATGAAGCACACCTGA